A single genomic interval of Gammaproteobacteria bacterium harbors:
- the flgB gene encoding flagellar basal body rod protein FlgB, with amino-acid sequence MAISFDSALGVHEQALLIRERRAEILATNLANADTPYFQARDLDFRALVNQALDQRNGAVLETTRSGHIGNASFSDPGALLYRTPMQPSLDGNTVDSDMEMAEFSRNALDFQASLTFLQSKFRGLKAAIRGE; translated from the coding sequence ATGGCAATCAGTTTCGACTCCGCGCTGGGCGTTCATGAGCAGGCATTGCTCATCCGTGAACGCCGTGCCGAGATCCTGGCCACCAACCTGGCCAATGCCGATACCCCGTACTTCCAGGCCCGTGATCTCGATTTTCGCGCGCTGGTGAACCAGGCGCTCGATCAACGCAATGGCGCCGTGCTCGAGACCACCCGCAGCGGCCACATCGGCAACGCCTCCTTCAGTGATCCCGGTGCCCTGCTCTATCGCACCCCGATGCAGCCCTCGCTCGATGGCAACACCGTGGACAGCGATATGGAGATGGCCGAGTTCTCGCGCAACGCACTCGATTTCCAGGCCAGCCTGACCTTCCTGCAAAGCAAGTTCCGCGGGCTCAAAGCCGCGATCCGGGGTGAATGA
- the flgC gene encoding flagellar basal body rod protein FlgC codes for MSINAIFDVAATAMSAQSIRLNTVASNIANAQTASSSINSTYRGRHPVFAPLYRSALADGFTADPSAEAGAGVQVLGIVESDAPLQPRYEPHHPLADADGYVYYPNVNVVEEMADMMSASRSFQINVQIVEAAKTLAQRVLALGQ; via the coding sequence ATGTCGATCAACGCGATATTTGACGTGGCCGCGACGGCCATGAGCGCCCAGAGCATCCGGCTCAACACGGTGGCGAGCAATATCGCCAACGCCCAGACCGCCAGCAGCAGCATCAACAGCACTTACCGCGGCCGCCATCCGGTGTTCGCGCCGCTCTATCGCAGCGCGCTTGCTGACGGGTTCACCGCCGATCCCTCCGCCGAGGCCGGGGCCGGAGTGCAGGTGCTTGGCATCGTCGAGAGCGATGCGCCGCTGCAGCCGCGCTACGAGCCGCATCACCCGCTGGCCGATGCCGATGGCTATGTCTATTACCCCAATGTCAACGTGGTCGAGGAGATGGCCGACATGATGTCGGCCTCGCGCTCATTCCAGATCAATGTACAGATCGTCGAGGCCGCCAAGACACTCGCCCAGCGCGTGCTCGCGCTCGGGCAATAA
- a CDS encoding flagellar hook assembly protein FlgD translates to MNEFNGFKVSDSVFEQLSFKTEPAKKENKSLGQADFLQLLITQLKNQDPLSPMDNTAFVAQLAQFSTVQGVEDLNSNFISMNNSLKSNQAIQASALVGHTVFVDTPTARLNNAGEILGSITIDKATDDTLLNIFDSNGVLVRQELLGRQDPGELRFAWDGRNEAGESQPPGLYHFEALGLIEGATSGLVTTLGANVNSVTIGLNGDMTLNVDGVGPLGIDAVKEIL, encoded by the coding sequence ATGAATGAATTCAACGGGTTCAAGGTCAGCGACAGCGTTTTCGAGCAGTTGTCGTTCAAGACCGAGCCGGCGAAAAAAGAGAACAAGTCGCTGGGGCAGGCAGACTTCCTGCAGCTGCTGATCACGCAGCTCAAGAACCAGGATCCGCTGTCGCCGATGGACAATACCGCGTTCGTGGCGCAGCTGGCGCAGTTCAGCACGGTACAGGGCGTCGAGGACCTCAACAGCAATTTCATCTCGATGAACAACAGCCTCAAGTCGAACCAGGCGATCCAGGCCTCGGCGCTGGTCGGACACACCGTGTTCGTCGATACCCCCACCGCACGGCTGAACAACGCCGGCGAGATTCTCGGCTCGATCACGATCGACAAGGCCACCGACGACACGCTGCTCAACATCTTTGATTCGAACGGTGTGCTGGTGCGCCAGGAACTGCTCGGCAGGCAGGATCCGGGCGAGTTGCGCTTTGCCTGGGATGGGCGCAACGAGGCCGGCGAATCGCAGCCACCCGGTCTGTACCACTTCGAGGCGCTCGGCCTGATCGAGGGCGCGACCAGCGGCCTGGTGACCACGCTTGGGGCCAATGTGAACAGCGTGACGATCGGGCTCAACGGCGACATGACGCTCAACGTGGATGGCGTTGGCCCGCTAGGTATCGATGCGGTCAAGGAAATTCTCTGA
- the flgE gene encoding flagellar hook protein FlgE, giving the protein MSFNTGLSGLRAATADLNVTGNNIANASTVGFKQSRAEFGDVYAASLSESGSRTIGAGVLLQKVAQQFTQGNISFTQRQLDLAINGRGFFILNENGERTYTRAGVFGVDKDGYVTSNTGGRLVGYAANSEGEVDLGNEVDLRIQAFNLPPLQTSEVRLGFNLDASAAAPDGATFPAFDPDDQRTFNHASSVSLYDSEGIPHVGTMYYRKDQPDPAIETGVNNDWFVWLEIDGTLVNAGNPANPVNAPLDINGNNSAYLVRFDEDGKLDPATNHLMVDDWVPALQIQSVFDSNAEPLGPLGGAATPTFNGVVDAGTSDFMIDISGSTQFGDDFNIDQVSQNGYGPGQLVGTQVSENGILFARYTNGQSLTLGQILLADFQNAQGLTPLGNTKWGESFESGQAVRGLATAGVFGALQSGALEDSNVDISEELVGLIIAQRNFQANAKTIETNNAITQTIINIRS; this is encoded by the coding sequence ATGTCATTCAACACCGGTTTGAGCGGCCTGCGGGCCGCAACCGCGGATCTCAACGTGACCGGCAACAACATCGCCAATGCCAGCACGGTCGGCTTCAAGCAGTCGCGGGCGGAATTCGGCGATGTGTACGCGGCCAGTCTCTCGGAGTCGGGTTCGCGCACCATCGGTGCCGGCGTGCTGCTGCAGAAGGTGGCGCAGCAGTTCACCCAGGGCAATATCTCCTTCACCCAGCGCCAGCTCGATCTGGCGATCAACGGGCGCGGGTTTTTCATCCTCAACGAAAACGGCGAGCGCACCTACACCCGTGCCGGTGTGTTCGGGGTCGACAAGGACGGTTACGTCACCAGCAACACCGGTGGCCGCCTGGTCGGCTATGCCGCCAACAGCGAGGGTGAGGTCGATCTGGGCAACGAGGTGGATCTGCGCATCCAGGCCTTCAACCTGCCGCCGCTGCAGACCTCCGAAGTGCGGCTCGGCTTCAACCTCGATGCCTCCGCCGCGGCACCGGACGGAGCGACGTTTCCGGCCTTCGACCCCGATGACCAGCGCACCTTCAACCACGCCTCCTCCGTGAGCCTGTACGACTCCGAAGGTATCCCGCATGTGGGCACCATGTACTACCGCAAGGACCAGCCCGACCCGGCCATTGAAACCGGGGTGAACAATGACTGGTTCGTATGGCTGGAAATCGATGGCACGCTGGTGAATGCGGGCAACCCGGCCAACCCGGTCAACGCGCCGCTTGATATCAATGGCAACAACAGTGCCTACCTGGTGCGCTTTGACGAGGATGGGAAGCTCGATCCCGCCACCAACCACCTGATGGTCGATGACTGGGTACCGGCGCTGCAGATCCAAAGCGTGTTCGATTCCAACGCCGAGCCGCTGGGACCGCTCGGTGGCGCGGCGACCCCGACTTTCAATGGCGTGGTGGACGCGGGGACCTCGGATTTCATGATCGATATTTCCGGTTCGACCCAGTTCGGCGACGATTTCAATATCGACCAGGTCTCCCAGAACGGCTATGGGCCGGGGCAGCTGGTCGGCACCCAGGTGTCGGAGAACGGGATCCTGTTCGCGCGCTACACCAACGGCCAGTCATTGACGCTGGGGCAGATCCTGCTCGCGGATTTCCAGAATGCGCAGGGACTGACACCGCTCGGCAACACCAAGTGGGGCGAGTCCTTCGAATCCGGGCAGGCCGTGCGCGGGCTGGCGACGGCGGGGGTTTTCGGTGCGCTGCAATCGGGTGCGCTCGAGGATTCCAACGTCGACATCTCCGAGGAACTGGTGGGCCTGATCATCGCGCAGCGTAATTTCCAGGCCAACGCCAAGACCATCGAGACCAACAACGCGATCACCCAGACCATCATCAACATCAGGAGCTGA
- the flgF gene encoding flagellar basal-body rod protein FlgF has translation MDKALYTSMTGAKHNTIAQTVHANNLANVSTDGFRRDYVTARSMGIYYGDGFPTRAHALAERPATDFEVGTLRETGRDLDIAVSGEGWIAVQAPDGKEAYTRAGNLQITPLGQLLTGNGLPVRGNGGPIAIPDSSKIEIGGDGTITVRALGQGPESLSEINRIRLVNPPERDLVKREDGLVYYRNGERAPVDAQVSVVSGFLEGSNVNAVEALTEMLSLARQYEMQVKLMKTVDEDSEAAARLLQVA, from the coding sequence ATGGACAAGGCACTCTACACCAGCATGACCGGCGCGAAGCACAACACGATCGCGCAGACGGTGCATGCCAACAACCTGGCCAACGTCAGTACCGACGGGTTCCGCCGCGATTACGTGACGGCGCGCAGCATGGGGATCTATTACGGCGACGGCTTTCCGACCCGCGCGCATGCGCTGGCGGAACGTCCGGCCACCGATTTCGAAGTCGGCACGCTGCGCGAAACCGGGCGCGATCTGGATATCGCGGTGAGCGGCGAGGGCTGGATCGCGGTGCAGGCGCCGGACGGCAAGGAAGCCTACACCCGGGCCGGCAACCTGCAGATCACGCCACTCGGACAACTGTTGACCGGCAACGGTTTGCCGGTGCGCGGCAACGGCGGTCCGATCGCGATCCCCGATTCCAGCAAGATCGAGATCGGCGGCGACGGCACCATCACGGTCCGCGCCCTGGGTCAGGGTCCCGAATCGCTGTCGGAGATCAATCGCATTCGCCTGGTGAATCCCCCCGAGCGGGACCTGGTCAAGCGCGAGGACGGGCTGGTGTATTACCGCAACGGCGAGCGCGCGCCGGTGGATGCGCAGGTCAGCGTGGTCTCGGGTTTTCTCGAGGGCAGCAACGTGAACGCGGTCGAGGCACTGACCGAGATGCTGAGCCTGGCGCGCCAGTACGAGATGCAGGTCAAGCTGATGAAGACCGTCGATGAGGACAGCGAAGCCGCGGCACGCTTGTTGCAGGTCGCTTGA
- the flgG gene encoding flagellar basal-body rod protein FlgG encodes MMTALWVSKTGLSAQDTQLATISNNLANVATVGFKRDRVTFEDLLYQIRRQPGAQSSENTQLPSGMQIGTGVRIVSTQKEFTEGSLQVTDNAFDIAINGRGFFEVLLPDGTTAYTRNGQFQLSRDGEVVNADGLVIQPAITIPEGARSVTVGNDGVISVVLPGEAAAQQIGSLTVTDFINPAGLEAIGGNLFLETTASGSPTNGTPGLDGLGTLVQGSLENSNVEVVEELVNMITTQRAYEMNAKVISTSDQMLAYITQNL; translated from the coding sequence ATGATGACCGCCCTGTGGGTGAGCAAGACCGGGCTGAGTGCGCAGGACACCCAGCTCGCCACGATTTCGAACAACCTCGCCAACGTGGCCACCGTCGGTTTCAAGCGCGATCGCGTGACCTTCGAGGATCTGCTCTACCAGATCCGCCGCCAGCCGGGTGCCCAATCCTCCGAGAACACGCAGCTGCCATCGGGCATGCAGATTGGTACCGGTGTGCGCATCGTCTCGACCCAGAAGGAGTTCACCGAGGGCAGCCTGCAGGTGACCGACAACGCCTTCGACATCGCGATCAACGGCCGCGGTTTCTTCGAGGTGCTGCTGCCCGATGGCACCACCGCCTATACCCGTAATGGCCAGTTCCAGCTGAGCCGCGATGGCGAGGTGGTGAATGCCGACGGCCTGGTGATCCAGCCGGCGATCACGATCCCGGAAGGTGCGCGCTCGGTCACGGTCGGCAACGACGGCGTGATCAGCGTGGTGCTGCCGGGTGAGGCGGCCGCACAACAGATCGGCTCGCTCACCGTCACCGACTTCATCAACCCGGCGGGGCTCGAGGCGATCGGCGGCAACCTGTTCCTGGAGACAACGGCCTCGGGCAGCCCGACCAACGGGACGCCGGGCCTCGACGGTCTCGGCACCCTGGTGCAGGGCTCGCTGGAGAATTCCAATGTCGAGGTGGTCGAGGAGCTGGTCAACATGATCACCACCCAGCGTGCGTACGAGATGAACGCCAAAGTCATCTCGACCAGCGACCAGATGCTGGCCTACATCACGCAGAATCTCTGA
- the flgH gene encoding flagellar basal body L-ring protein FlgH, with protein MKLLLLIPLTGFVLLAGCAAPVLREMPDDPNYAPFEANSALPEFQSKGSIQYARFGTSLFSDRRAAQIGDIITVRLQEKTQASKDADTQINKDSGVQFNEGLLLGDSVNVGDHSLETNLEQKRDFKGEAASSQSNSLTGSIAVSVIDVLPNGLLRVRGEKWLQLNRGNEYIRLTGLLRQEDIGPDNSVASTQLADARIGYSGTGELAQSNNMGWLGKFFNGGWWPL; from the coding sequence ATGAAGTTGTTGTTGCTGATTCCGCTGACGGGCTTCGTGCTGCTCGCGGGCTGCGCGGCGCCGGTGCTGCGCGAGATGCCGGACGATCCGAATTACGCGCCCTTCGAGGCAAATTCGGCACTGCCGGAGTTTCAATCCAAGGGTTCCATCCAGTACGCGCGCTTCGGCACCTCGTTGTTCTCGGACCGTCGTGCCGCGCAGATCGGCGACATCATCACCGTGCGCCTCCAGGAAAAGACCCAGGCCAGCAAGGACGCCGACACCCAGATCAACAAGGACAGCGGGGTCCAGTTCAACGAGGGCCTGCTGCTCGGCGACAGCGTCAACGTGGGTGACCACAGCCTGGAGACCAACCTCGAGCAGAAACGCGATTTCAAGGGTGAGGCCGCCAGCTCCCAGAGCAACAGCCTGACCGGCAGCATCGCGGTCAGCGTGATCGACGTGCTGCCCAACGGCTTGTTGCGGGTGCGCGGCGAGAAGTGGCTGCAGCTCAACCGTGGCAACGAGTATATCCGCCTGACCGGCCTGCTGCGCCAGGAAGACATAGGACCCGACAACTCGGTGGCATCGACCCAACTCGCCGATGCGCGGATCGGCTACAGCGGAACCGGCGAACTGGCGCAGTCGAACAATATGGGCTGGCTGGGCAAGTTCTTCAACGGCGGCTGGTGGCCGTTATGA
- a CDS encoding flagellar basal body P-ring protein FlgI translates to MSTLRGFLAVVLLFTSVTAQAERLKDISTLAGVRGNHLIGYGLVVGLDGTGDQTTQAPFTSQSFLSMLRQFGIAMPDGVRLQLKNVAAVAVHAQLPPFAKPGQNIDVTVSSLANAKSLRGGTLLLTPMKGIDGQVYALAQGDLVVGGFGTEGLDGSKITVNVPSVGRIANGASVERSVETSFTQGGELVFNLLRADFTTAKRVAARINELLGPDVANALDAGSIGVQAPQDIDQRVSYMSLLENLEVDPGEAPARVVINSRTGTIVVGNHVTVEPVAITHGSMSVVVTENTQVSQPGMLGGQGQTTVTTQSNIDVQQESSHMWQMGSITTLDQLVQAVNAVGAAPGDLMAILEALKQSGALRADLIVI, encoded by the coding sequence ATGAGCACCCTGCGCGGCTTTCTTGCCGTCGTCCTGCTGTTCACCAGTGTCACGGCACAGGCCGAGCGGCTGAAGGATATTTCCACCCTGGCGGGCGTGCGCGGCAACCACCTGATCGGCTATGGACTGGTGGTGGGTCTCGACGGTACCGGTGACCAGACCACCCAGGCGCCGTTCACCTCGCAGTCCTTCCTCAGCATGCTGCGCCAGTTTGGCATCGCGATGCCCGACGGCGTGCGGCTGCAGTTGAAGAACGTGGCCGCGGTCGCGGTGCATGCCCAGTTGCCGCCCTTCGCCAAGCCCGGGCAGAACATCGATGTGACGGTCTCCTCGCTCGCCAATGCCAAGAGCCTGCGCGGTGGCACGCTGCTGCTGACGCCGATGAAGGGCATCGACGGCCAGGTGTATGCACTGGCGCAGGGTGACCTGGTGGTCGGAGGTTTCGGCACCGAGGGTCTGGATGGTTCGAAAATCACGGTGAATGTGCCGAGCGTGGGGCGCATCGCCAACGGCGCGTCGGTGGAACGCAGCGTCGAGACCTCGTTCACCCAGGGCGGCGAGCTGGTGTTCAATCTGTTGCGGGCCGACTTCACCACCGCCAAGCGCGTGGCCGCGCGCATCAACGAGCTGCTCGGACCGGACGTGGCCAACGCGCTGGATGCGGGTTCGATCGGGGTACAGGCGCCGCAGGATATCGACCAGCGCGTCTCCTACATGTCGCTGCTGGAAAACCTCGAGGTCGATCCCGGCGAGGCGCCGGCACGCGTGGTCATCAATTCGCGCACCGGCACCATCGTGGTCGGCAATCACGTGACGGTGGAGCCGGTGGCGATCACCCATGGCAGCATGAGCGTGGTGGTCACCGAGAACACCCAGGTCAGCCAGCCGGGGATGCTGGGCGGGCAGGGGCAGACCACGGTGACGACGCAATCGAATATCGATGTGCAGCAGGAATCGAGTCATATGTGGCAGATGGGCTCGATCACCACGCTCGACCAGCTGGTGCAGGCGGTCAATGCCGTCGGTGCCGCGCCGGGTGATCTGATGGCGATCCTCGAAGCGTTGAAGCAATCCGGCGCGCTGCGTGCCGACCTGATCGTGATCTGA
- the flgJ gene encoding flagellar assembly peptidoglycan hydrolase FlgJ, with the protein MNPGVSAANTFSELRGLQSINTLAKTDGGAALGQVARQFESFFVAQLLKGMRAANELFADGDPMNTNEMQFRQEMLDQQLSVSLTAGEGLGLASVFERQLRQQFGADAEPDVRHALDQSGLGERRIERAPMHASTRKVPTVVRNALNLIEPIVQQVRARAEAPGEFTDKASFVRAVLPEARRVAAELGVDHRVLVAQAALETGWGQSVIRDSAGRSSFNLFNIKAGSFWEGRSVGVRTLEFRNGIPRPQQARFRAYSSFAESFTDYARLLRENGRYQGALANAGDPGLFIQGLQRAGYATDPAYATKVMSLLRDNAISGTEWHDG; encoded by the coding sequence ATGAACCCGGGTGTCAGCGCGGCAAACACCTTCAGCGAGTTGCGCGGTCTGCAGTCGATCAACACGCTGGCGAAAACCGACGGCGGCGCCGCGCTGGGGCAGGTGGCACGGCAGTTCGAGTCGTTTTTCGTGGCCCAGCTGCTGAAGGGGATGCGCGCGGCCAACGAGTTGTTCGCCGACGGTGACCCGATGAACACGAACGAGATGCAGTTTCGCCAGGAGATGCTCGACCAGCAGTTGAGCGTTTCGCTGACCGCAGGTGAAGGACTCGGGCTGGCGAGCGTGTTCGAGCGCCAGCTGCGCCAGCAGTTCGGGGCCGATGCCGAGCCCGATGTGCGCCACGCACTCGATCAGAGCGGTCTCGGCGAGCGTCGTATCGAGCGCGCACCGATGCACGCCAGCACGCGCAAGGTGCCAACGGTGGTGCGCAACGCACTGAACCTGATCGAGCCGATCGTGCAGCAGGTTCGCGCTCGCGCCGAGGCGCCGGGCGAATTCACCGACAAGGCGAGCTTCGTGCGCGCGGTGCTGCCGGAGGCGCGGCGGGTAGCGGCGGAACTCGGGGTCGATCATCGGGTGCTGGTGGCACAGGCGGCGCTCGAAACCGGCTGGGGTCAGTCGGTGATTCGTGATTCGGCCGGGCGCAGCAGCTTCAACCTGTTCAATATCAAGGCCGGCAGTTTCTGGGAGGGGCGCAGTGTCGGGGTACGCACGCTGGAATTCCGCAATGGCATCCCGCGGCCCCAACAGGCACGGTTTCGCGCCTACTCGTCGTTTGCCGAAAGTTTCACGGATTACGCGCGGCTGTTGCGCGAAAACGGTCGTTACCAGGGCGCGTTGGCCAACGCCGGCGATCCGGGTCTGTTCATCCAGGGCCTGCAGCGCGCCGGTTACGCAACCGACCCGGCCTATGCCACCAAGGTCATGAGCCTGCTGCGCGACAACGCGATTTCGGGTACGGAGTGGCACGATGGCTGA
- the flgK gene encoding flagellar hook-associated protein FlgK, which yields MADLLRIATSGLVAYQGALATAGHNVSNASVEGYSRQRAEFATQPAQFLSGSYIGNGVLLDSVTRVVDEFVTSQLRTDAWVYNQADTLRFYNEQIDSILADPDVGLSKRIDSFFNSVQAASADPRWLPGRQVAVSEAVALQSRFSALYTRLADINSSLNARIDTFADDISGLAGNIARLNQQIEVAVGGVVADQPNDLLDERERYIQQLAEIVDVQVVTQGKSTNLFLGKGQALVVGSLAYKAVSVTDNFDPTRKQLALVLNGASRVVTNDTTGGKLGGVLQFREQVLDESFNAIGRVAIGIADDVNRQNQLGMDLDGDLGALVFSDVNDPEAARFRARAAADNDPASTGGVRIFIDDPALLTTSNYQLDIGAGGSWQLFRLSDSNIVASGAGPLTDTLVTVDGFTVDLNLSEVPPGNFVAGDSFIIEPTRRGSDTFRAVITRPEDFAFAQPVRAGNDIGNIGDGVIATDTTFDVTTPILPCRARSRRRC from the coding sequence ATGGCTGATCTGCTGCGCATCGCCACCTCGGGGCTGGTTGCCTACCAAGGCGCGCTCGCGACCGCCGGGCACAACGTCAGCAACGCCAGCGTCGAGGGCTACAGCCGCCAGCGCGCGGAATTCGCCACCCAGCCGGCACAGTTCCTCAGCGGTTCCTACATCGGCAACGGTGTGCTGCTCGACAGCGTGACGCGAGTGGTCGATGAGTTCGTGACCAGCCAGCTGCGCACCGATGCCTGGGTCTACAACCAGGCGGATACGCTGCGCTTCTACAACGAACAGATCGACAGCATCCTGGCCGATCCGGATGTCGGCCTGTCGAAGCGCATCGACAGCTTTTTCAACAGCGTGCAGGCGGCATCCGCCGATCCGCGCTGGCTGCCCGGGCGCCAGGTCGCGGTCAGCGAAGCGGTGGCATTGCAGTCGCGCTTCTCCGCGCTCTATACGCGACTCGCGGATATCAACTCCAGCCTGAACGCCCGTATCGACACGTTTGCGGACGATATCAGCGGGCTCGCGGGCAATATCGCACGGCTGAATCAGCAGATAGAGGTTGCGGTCGGCGGGGTGGTGGCCGATCAGCCCAACGACCTGCTCGATGAGCGCGAGCGCTATATCCAGCAACTCGCGGAAATCGTCGATGTGCAGGTCGTGACCCAGGGCAAATCGACCAACCTGTTTCTCGGCAAGGGCCAGGCACTGGTGGTCGGCTCACTGGCCTACAAGGCGGTCAGCGTGACCGACAATTTCGACCCGACCCGCAAGCAGCTGGCGCTGGTGCTCAATGGCGCGAGCCGCGTGGTCACCAATGACACCACCGGTGGCAAGCTCGGTGGCGTGCTGCAGTTCCGCGAGCAGGTGCTCGACGAGTCGTTCAACGCAATCGGGCGGGTGGCGATCGGAATTGCCGACGATGTGAACCGCCAGAACCAGCTCGGCATGGATCTCGACGGCGATCTCGGCGCACTGGTGTTCAGTGACGTCAACGATCCCGAAGCGGCGCGGTTTCGTGCCCGCGCCGCCGCGGACAACGATCCCGCCTCGACCGGCGGCGTACGGATCTTCATCGACGATCCCGCGTTGCTCACCACCAGCAACTACCAGCTCGACATCGGTGCTGGCGGCTCCTGGCAATTGTTCCGGTTATCGGACTCGAACATCGTGGCGAGCGGTGCCGGCCCGCTCACCGACACCCTGGTGACGGTCGATGGCTTTACCGTAGACCTGAACCTGAGCGAAGTACCGCCGGGAAATTTCGTTGCCGGCGACAGCTTCATCATCGAGCCGACGCGGCGCGGCAGCGATACCTTCCGCGCTGTGATCACGCGCCCGGAGGATTTCGCCTTCGCCCAGCCGGTACGGGCCGGCAACGATATCGGCAATATCGGCGACGGCGTCATTGCGACCGATACGACCTTCGACGTGACAACGCCGATTTTGCCGTGCCGGGCGCGCTCACGCCGCCGTTGCTGA